A window of the Leishmania mexicana MHOM/GT/2001/U1103 complete genome, chromosome 29 genome harbors these coding sequences:
- a CDS encoding putative GTPase activating protein: MGTRQLSASAAPAPKASRGALHLNKLNVPAPPGCTATVSTFGPNTPLAKTPIPTAATATASAAVSSEHAKRFQEALCVDSVDMALLRELSWQGCPVALRYEAWMFLTGCWTAQAATRQPTVLRRRVEYVAYIHSSYGIVDWDAVCAMVDSGVDTAVHRSTLKSLEHTADASQVAPPHGISRSFLRAAPLTTGGSTGTAAKEAAAALPPSLLQRPDGLQSASLPLEDVRSKLPQNTGESDAPPPSQLPQHQSADLQTASPSLGTLPAPSGSSFRAPASVGFIDTAGAGPAFPPQISAPPLPGFATLGLSNVVPATAAPSAASGGGGGATGHQLSASTMLGSKELQTLKQIRKDIPRMSGGHCYLRHPRVQGSIERILFIWSLRHPACGYVQGMNDLVVPFMGVVLGYRFCPTHSVTELHAYTEDIFDDLWSVSAVSVTQWINEVEADVYWMTSYLLNTMQDNYTSSHAGITSMMRHLAAVVQVADPPLYHRLVDVLQLHFDQFSFRWMNCLLMRELTETQSLRLLDAYLSDEERRWSVTHVYVCAALLLRWGSQLMAFCEDYISVIKFLQELPTEQLSLRDMQDVLSEGFVLQNLYEASLKRLSTTAE, encoded by the coding sequence CCAAGACCCCGATCCCCACCGCGGCCACCGCTaccgccagcgctgccgtgaGCAGCGAGCATGCAAAGCGTTTCCAGGAGGCCCTGTGTGTGGACTCAGTGGATATGGCGCTACTGCGGGAGCTGAGCTGGCAGGGCTGCCCTGTTGCTCTCCGGTACGAGGCATGGATGTTTCTCACCGGatgctggacggcgcaggcaGCAACGCGCCAGCCGACCGTGTTGAGGCGTCGTGTCGAGTACGTCGCGTATATCCACAGCTCCTACGGCATCGTCGACTGGGACGCCGTGTGCGCGATGGTGGACAGTGGCGTCGACACAGCCGTGCACCGGTCAACCCTCAAGTCACTCGAGCACACTGCTGATGCATCGCAGGTGGCCCCACCGCACGGTATCTCACGGAGTTTCttgcgtgctgcgccgctgacgactggcggcagcacagGCACGGCGGCAAaggaggctgctgccgctctgcctccgTCCCTTTTGCAGCGCCCAGACGGGCTGCAgagcgcctccctccccctcgagGATGTTCGATCGAAGTTGCCGCAGAACACGGGCGAGAgtgacgcgccgccgccgtcgcagctgccacaGCACCAGTCAGCGGATCTCCAGACAGCAAGCCCTTCCCTGGGCACTCTGCCAGCCCCCTCTGGTTCCTCGTTCCGCGCCCCCGCCTCGGTGGGGTTCATCGATACCGCCGGTGCCGGTCCGGCTTTTCCTCCCCAAATTtctgcgccacctctccCCGGGTTTGCGACGCTCGGGCTGTCGAATGTGGtgccagcgacggcggcgccatctgctgccagtggcggtggtggcggggcgACAGGGCACCAGCTTAGTGCCAGCACGATGCTGGGCTCGAAGGAGTTGCAGACGCTGAAGCAGATCCGAAAGGACATACCTCGCATGTCGGGCGGCCACTGCTACCTGCGCCACCCACGCGTGCAGGGCTCCATTGAGCGCATCCTGTTCATCTGGTCCCTGCGCCACCCGGCCTGCGGCTACGTGCAGGGCATGAATGACCTTGTTGTTCCGTTCATGGGCGTGGTGCTGGGCTACCGCTTCTGTCCGACTCACTCGGTAACAGAGCTGCACGCCTACACCGAGGACATCTTCGACGATCTGTGGTCCGTCTCGGCAGTTTCGGTTACGCAGTGGATCaacgaggtggaggcggatGTATACTGGATGACCTCGTATTTGCTCAACACCATGCAAGATAACTACACGAGCAGTCACGCCGGGATCACGTCCATGATGCGGCACCTCGCTGCGGTCGTGCAGGTTGCCGACCCGCCGCTCTACCATCGCTTGGTGGATGTGTTGCAGCTCCACTTTGATCAGTTTTCCTTTCGGTGGATGAACTGCTTGCTAATGCGCGAGCTGACCGAAACGCagtcgctgcggctgctcgaCGCGTATCTGTCCGATGAggagcggcggtggagtGTCACgcacgtgtacgtgtgcgcggcactgctgctgcgctggggCTCACAGCTGATGGCGTTTTGCGAGGACTATATCAGTGTAATCAAGTTCTTGCAGGAACTACCAACGGAGCagctgtcgctgcgcgaCATGCAAGATGTGCTCTCAGAGGGCTTTGTGCTGCAGAACCTGTATGAGGCCTCCCTGAAGCGATTGTCCACGACTGCGGAGTGA